One window of Flavobacterium dauae genomic DNA carries:
- a CDS encoding YceI family protein has translation MKKVSILAFAAVAMLVSCNKAGDKANTTTEQQVAEQQGAVYNVDAAASTVKWTGTHKGGLNPRFGVVKAEGTVAVENNVVTGGKFTLDLNSLTTDEASVDPATSGGKKSTDLDGHLKSADFFDVEKYPTSTFEITSVAAFDAAKDQSVLEGATNVISGNLTIKDKTVNVTFPAKVTVTEGEVSLESKFTINRQDWGLTYGTEGDAKDWMISQEINIELNVHAKK, from the coding sequence ATGAAAAAAGTATCAATTTTAGCATTTGCTGCAGTAGCAATGCTTGTTTCTTGTAACAAAGCTGGAGATAAAGCAAATACAACAACAGAACAACAAGTTGCAGAACAACAAGGAGCTGTTTACAATGTAGATGCAGCAGCAAGTACTGTAAAATGGACGGGAACTCACAAAGGGGGATTAAATCCAAGATTTGGTGTAGTTAAAGCAGAAGGTACTGTTGCAGTAGAAAATAATGTAGTTACAGGTGGTAAATTTACATTAGATTTAAACTCGTTAACTACAGACGAAGCTTCAGTAGATCCTGCTACTTCTGGTGGTAAAAAATCAACTGATTTAGATGGACATTTAAAAAGTGCTGACTTTTTTGACGTAGAAAAATATCCAACTTCTACTTTTGAAATTACAAGTGTTGCTGCTTTCGACGCTGCTAAAGATCAAAGCGTTTTAGAAGGTGCTACAAACGTAATTAGCGGAAACTTAACAATTAAAGATAAAACGGTTAACGTAACATTCCCTGCAAAAGTAACAGTTACAGAAGGTGAAGTAAGTTTAGAATCTAAATTTACAATCAACCGTCAAGATTGGGGATTAACTTACGGAACTGAAGGTGATGCTAAAGATTGGATGATTTCTCAAGAAATCAATATCGAATTAAACGTTCACGCTAAAAAATAA
- a CDS encoding zinc-dependent metalloprotease: MKFYNKLICFLLIFFTGNLFAQFNPFKENTERNFSEKETFVRKHNPTDFKIYSSNLKNVLEWVKNAPELSERPSDLVLTLPDANGQLTNYWVYNNAAMEPELAESVSNIRSLKAVDTKNNGNSVSISISDIFGLHAMGMKTDGSVFYIDNYTNDLNNVIVYQRSNLELPTNNFTCLVAGDSFDDVEASSLPIQTLSLDNKRRTFRLALACTTEYATFHINNAPAGTPNTTVTQKENIVLAAMNVTLTRLNQIFERELNVHLNLITNNRSIVFITSDNFTNNDANDLIDESQTVIDSVIGSSNYDIGHTFSTGGGGLASLGSVCSSWQKASGITGSPSPVGDPYDVDYVAHEMGHQFGANHTFNNSCQFNRNSFTAMETGSGSTIMSYAGICTPNVQNNVDDYYHYISIKEMQTFLSTASCAAQTTVSNSAPVVSSLSAKTIPYGTPFILSTTATDADNDPLTYTFEQTNTQIATQPPVATATTGPAFRSVAPSTDNFRSFPDLSTVLAGTTNSNGIVSNNWERLATVGRTYSFVATVRDNNPLGARVVYTSPVSITVANTGPFVITSPDNNPNTTETTWFFGDSKTITWNVAGTTANNINTTNVNILVSTDDGITYTTLVANTSNDGTETITVPSNVTISHNARIKIEAVGNIFYTVSKKFTLWDPNVSVEKVELKDLKIYPNPATTVLNIEFSTETSGKTTFNIFDLNGRLIKTVSQENSNQINQQINVESLQTGTYILVINTGKYTSTHKFIKK; encoded by the coding sequence ATGAAATTTTACAATAAACTAATTTGTTTTCTGCTTATTTTCTTTACAGGAAATTTGTTCGCTCAATTTAATCCTTTTAAAGAAAATACAGAACGAAATTTTTCCGAGAAGGAAACATTTGTTAGAAAACACAATCCAACCGACTTTAAAATTTACAGTTCAAATCTTAAAAATGTTTTAGAATGGGTTAAAAATGCTCCGGAATTATCTGAAAGACCTTCGGACTTAGTACTTACGTTACCAGATGCAAACGGACAGTTGACCAACTACTGGGTTTACAACAACGCTGCTATGGAACCTGAATTGGCAGAAAGTGTTTCAAACATAAGAAGTTTAAAGGCTGTTGATACAAAAAATAACGGAAACAGTGTAAGCATCAGCATTTCGGATATTTTTGGATTGCATGCTATGGGAATGAAAACCGATGGATCTGTTTTTTATATTGATAATTACACTAACGACTTAAATAATGTTATTGTTTACCAACGTAGCAATTTAGAATTGCCAACAAACAATTTTACGTGCTTGGTTGCAGGCGATAGTTTTGATGATGTTGAAGCTTCTTCTTTACCTATTCAAACATTAAGTTTAGATAATAAACGTAGAACTTTTCGTTTAGCATTGGCTTGTACCACTGAATATGCGACATTTCACATTAACAATGCTCCAGCCGGAACGCCAAATACAACAGTTACCCAAAAAGAGAATATTGTTTTAGCAGCAATGAACGTTACATTAACCCGTTTAAACCAAATTTTTGAACGTGAATTAAATGTTCATTTAAATTTAATTACCAATAATAGAAGCATTGTTTTTATAACAAGTGATAATTTTACAAACAACGATGCAAATGATTTAATAGACGAAAGTCAAACTGTGATAGACAGTGTTATAGGTTCGTCTAATTACGATATAGGTCATACATTTAGCACCGGCGGCGGCGGCTTAGCAAGTTTAGGATCTGTTTGTAGCTCGTGGCAAAAAGCTTCGGGAATTACAGGTTCTCCATCTCCTGTTGGCGATCCTTACGATGTGGACTATGTAGCTCACGAAATGGGGCATCAATTTGGTGCAAATCACACGTTTAATAATTCGTGCCAGTTTAACAGGAACTCTTTTACAGCAATGGAAACAGGCAGCGGAAGTACCATTATGTCTTACGCGGGCATTTGCACACCAAACGTACAAAACAATGTAGATGATTACTATCATTACATAAGCATCAAAGAAATGCAGACCTTTTTATCTACTGCAAGTTGTGCTGCACAAACTACCGTTTCAAATTCGGCACCTGTTGTAAGTTCTTTATCGGCAAAAACAATTCCTTACGGTACACCGTTTATTTTAAGCACCACAGCAACCGATGCAGACAACGATCCGTTAACCTATACGTTTGAACAAACAAATACACAAATAGCTACGCAACCACCTGTTGCAACCGCGACCACTGGCCCGGCATTTAGATCTGTAGCACCAAGCACAGACAATTTCAGATCATTTCCCGACCTTTCTACCGTTTTAGCAGGTACAACAAACAGCAACGGAATTGTTAGCAATAACTGGGAGCGTTTGGCAACAGTAGGCAGAACGTATAGTTTTGTTGCAACAGTTCGTGATAACAATCCTCTTGGTGCACGAGTAGTTTACACGTCACCTGTCAGCATCACAGTAGCCAATACAGGACCTTTTGTAATTACTTCGCCTGATAACAATCCAAATACAACAGAAACAACCTGGTTTTTTGGCGACAGCAAAACAATCACATGGAATGTAGCCGGAACCACAGCAAACAATATCAATACAACAAATGTGAATATTTTAGTTTCGACTGATGACGGCATCACCTATACCACTTTAGTTGCCAATACGTCAAACGATGGTACAGAAACCATTACCGTTCCTTCAAATGTAACAATCTCACATAATGCACGGATTAAAATTGAAGCCGTAGGTAATATTTTTTATACAGTTTCTAAGAAGTTCACTCTGTGGGATCCAAATGTAAGTGTAGAAAAAGTGGAGCTGAAAGATTTAAAAATTTACCCAAATCCCGCTACCACTGTTTTAAACATTGAGTTTTCTACAGAAACTTCTGGCAAAACAACATTTAATATTTTTGACTTAAACGGAAGATTGATTAAAACCGTTTCTCAAGAAAATTCTAACCAAATTAACCAACAAATTAATGTTGAAAGTTTACAAACCGGAACATATATCTTGGTTATAAATACCGGAAAATATACTTCTACACATAAGTTTATTAAAAAGTAG
- a CDS encoding UDP-2,3-diacylglucosamine diphosphatase, translated as MITLEIPTDKKVYFTSDHHFGAPTREKSLPREALFLKWLNAIEKDAGALFIVGDLFDFWFEYKKVVPKGFVRILGKLAQMRDNGLPIYFFVGNHDLWMEDYFESELDIPVFHEPKVFKIFDKTVFIGHGDGLGPGDKGYKRMKKVFTNRFSKWLFRWLHPDIGVRLAEYLSVKNKLISGDDDAKYLGEENEWLILYANKKVNEQFADYFIFGHRHLPMTLPLKNNQNALYINLGDWIQYFTFGVLTSSGFQLCSYSHQNLSEVFLPKSNRDV; from the coding sequence ATGATTACGTTAGAAATCCCTACAGATAAAAAAGTTTATTTTACGTCCGATCATCATTTCGGAGCACCTACCCGTGAAAAAAGTCTTCCACGCGAAGCTTTATTTTTAAAGTGGTTAAATGCTATTGAAAAAGATGCCGGTGCGTTGTTTATTGTTGGTGATTTGTTCGATTTTTGGTTTGAATATAAAAAGGTTGTTCCCAAAGGATTTGTTCGTATTTTAGGAAAACTGGCACAAATGCGTGATAACGGCTTGCCTATTTACTTTTTTGTAGGAAATCACGATTTATGGATGGAAGATTATTTTGAAAGCGAGCTTGATATTCCTGTTTTTCACGAACCTAAAGTTTTTAAAATTTTCGACAAAACCGTGTTTATTGGTCATGGCGACGGTTTAGGTCCGGGCGATAAAGGCTACAAACGTATGAAAAAAGTGTTTACCAACAGGTTTTCTAAATGGTTGTTTCGCTGGTTACACCCCGATATTGGTGTGCGTTTGGCTGAATATCTTTCAGTAAAAAACAAACTGATTTCGGGCGATGACGATGCAAAATATTTGGGCGAAGAAAATGAATGGCTCATTTTATACGCTAATAAAAAGGTAAACGAACAATTTGCCGATTATTTTATTTTTGGACACAGACATTTGCCAATGACGCTTCCGTTGAAAAACAATCAAAACGCCTTGTACATTAATTTAGGCGATTGGATTCAGTATTTTACTTTTGGTGTTTTAACTTCTTCAGGTTTTCAACTTTGTTCTTATTCACATCAAAATCTTTCGGAGGTTTTTCTTCCAAAATCCAATCGTGATGTTTAA
- a CDS encoding HTTM domain-containing protein: MWKKAFQKIDNSSLVVFRIFFGIIFLAEAVGALALKWVDRNFIDTTTNFTFIGFEWLLHLQNETMYVIFGLIAVASIGVMLGYKYRFSVIALTVLWSLTYFGQKTSYNNHYYLMWLIGLIMCFLPANAYASIDAKQNPSIKKNYMPQWVRLVFIIQVSCVYIYATIAKFYPDWLDGTVTRNMFMGMTNVPDAVQVLFKKTEFQLFIAYMGIAFDGLIVPALLWKRTRWFAIIASLIFHIFNSITLQIGVFPYFALSFCVFFFPPNQIRDFFFRKKTKEEYNGETADDYVGIFKYFFVPYLIIQILLPIRHWFIKGDVLWTEEGHRLSWRMMLRSRSGEVAFKVIDKKTNKRLLFNNAELLNDKQKRRLNTPDVIWQMAHKIKNHFKSQGKDVAVYAIRSSVSINMRPSSRLIDPEVDLAAEEWNSFKHHDWILEEKPPKDFDVNKNKVENLKKLKHQK, encoded by the coding sequence ATGTGGAAAAAAGCATTTCAAAAAATAGATAATTCTTCATTGGTGGTTTTCCGGATTTTTTTCGGAATCATTTTTCTTGCCGAAGCTGTTGGTGCATTGGCATTAAAATGGGTCGATCGCAATTTTATCGATACCACAACCAATTTTACCTTTATTGGGTTTGAATGGCTACTGCATTTGCAAAACGAAACTATGTATGTGATTTTCGGCTTAATTGCTGTGGCATCAATCGGAGTAATGTTGGGTTATAAATATCGATTTTCGGTTATTGCACTTACGGTTTTGTGGAGTTTGACATATTTTGGACAAAAAACATCGTACAACAATCACTACTATTTAATGTGGTTAATTGGACTGATTATGTGTTTTTTACCTGCAAATGCCTATGCTTCTATCGATGCAAAACAAAATCCGTCGATAAAAAAAAATTATATGCCACAATGGGTTCGGCTGGTTTTTATCATTCAGGTAAGCTGTGTGTATATTTATGCAACCATTGCCAAATTTTATCCCGATTGGTTAGACGGAACCGTTACAAGAAATATGTTTATGGGAATGACGAATGTGCCCGATGCGGTTCAGGTGTTGTTCAAGAAAACCGAATTTCAGCTCTTTATTGCCTATATGGGAATTGCTTTTGACGGATTAATTGTTCCGGCGCTGCTTTGGAAACGTACTCGTTGGTTCGCAATTATTGCTTCGTTGATTTTTCATATATTCAATTCCATAACCTTGCAAATTGGAGTTTTCCCATACTTTGCATTAAGTTTTTGTGTGTTCTTTTTTCCGCCAAATCAAATCCGAGATTTCTTTTTTAGAAAAAAAACAAAAGAAGAATATAATGGGGAAACAGCTGATGACTATGTTGGGATTTTCAAGTATTTTTTTGTTCCGTATTTAATCATTCAGATTTTATTGCCAATTCGTCACTGGTTTATTAAAGGCGACGTGTTGTGGACCGAAGAAGGGCATCGTTTAAGCTGGCGTATGATGTTGCGTTCGCGTAGCGGAGAAGTTGCTTTTAAAGTGATTGATAAAAAAACAAACAAACGCTTGCTTTTTAATAACGCTGAATTGTTGAACGATAAACAAAAAAGGCGTTTAAATACACCTGATGTGATCTGGCAAATGGCACATAAAATTAAAAATCATTTTAAAAGCCAAGGAAAAGATGTCGCTGTTTATGCTATACGAAGCAGCGTGAGTATTAATATGCGCCCAAGCAGCCGTTTAATTGACCCGGAAGTTGATTTAGCGGCCGAAGAATGGAATTCTTTTAAACATCACGATTGGATTTTGGAAGAAAAACCTCCGAAAGATTTTGATGTGAATAAGAACAAAGTTGAAAACCTGAAGAAGTTAAAACACCAAAAGTAA
- a CDS encoding 6-pyruvoyl trahydropterin synthase family protein, giving the protein MSFIRITKQFTFETGHALYGYDGKCRNVHGHSYKLSVTVIGEPITDKNHVKYGMVIDFTDLKAIVREEVVDQFDHATVFNQNTPHVELAKELEQRGHHVILVDYQPTSENLVIDFAERIKNRLPQNIKLFSLRLQETESSYAEWYASDNL; this is encoded by the coding sequence ATGAGTTTTATCAGAATCACCAAACAATTTACTTTTGAAACCGGTCATGCACTGTATGGTTACGACGGTAAATGCCGCAACGTTCACGGGCACAGTTATAAATTATCGGTAACCGTTATTGGCGAACCTATTACCGATAAAAATCACGTAAAATATGGTATGGTGATTGATTTTACTGATTTAAAAGCCATTGTACGGGAAGAAGTGGTTGACCAGTTTGACCACGCTACTGTTTTTAACCAGAACACACCGCACGTAGAATTAGCTAAAGAATTAGAACAACGCGGACATCATGTAATTTTGGTTGATTACCAACCTACCAGCGAAAATTTAGTAATTGATTTTGCCGAACGCATTAAAAACCGTTTGCCGCAAAACATTAAATTATTTTCGTTGCGTTTACAAGAAACCGAAAGTTCGTACGCAGAATGGTATGCTTCTGATAACCTGTAA
- a CDS encoding IS1595 family transposase: MEIFKGQNLLEFAEHFKTDLDCEKYLAHWKWEKGYCCRKCGHTKYQIRKDFSRTCNICSDTESPSSGTLFHRVKFGLRKAFFICFEMSTTTKDLSALQMSVRYGVAENTARLFMHKVREAMKSDEKDGMKGLVQIDEFTVGGKENGKQGRSYATKKKKVVCAVELTDEGKVKRFYALKIKDFSAKSLQTIFYKHIDRSAQIVTDDWKGYRPIKDFKITQIPSNKGKNFPVLHTMIHQVKSWLRTTYSWVSDSNINRYLSEFCFRINRSQSKQTIFNNLIKRMVSRNPISQADLVCN, encoded by the coding sequence ATGGAAATTTTTAAAGGTCAAAATCTTCTGGAGTTTGCTGAACACTTCAAAACCGACCTAGATTGTGAAAAATATCTTGCACATTGGAAGTGGGAAAAAGGCTATTGTTGTCGCAAATGTGGTCATACAAAATATCAGATTAGAAAAGACTTTTCAAGAACCTGCAATATTTGTAGTGATACAGAAAGTCCAAGCTCGGGCACACTTTTTCACAGAGTTAAGTTCGGTTTAAGAAAGGCTTTTTTCATTTGTTTTGAGATGAGTACCACAACAAAAGATTTATCTGCTTTGCAAATGTCTGTTCGTTATGGAGTTGCAGAAAATACAGCTCGTTTATTTATGCATAAGGTTCGTGAAGCTATGAAATCTGATGAAAAAGACGGGATGAAAGGTCTGGTTCAGATTGATGAGTTTACCGTTGGAGGAAAGGAAAATGGAAAACAAGGAAGAAGTTATGCTACCAAAAAGAAGAAGGTTGTATGTGCTGTGGAGCTTACAGATGAAGGGAAAGTCAAACGTTTTTATGCGTTGAAAATCAAAGATTTTTCAGCCAAATCTCTACAAACAATTTTCTATAAACACATAGATAGATCAGCCCAAATCGTTACAGATGATTGGAAAGGATATAGACCAATAAAAGATTTTAAGATTACGCAAATTCCAAGTAATAAGGGTAAAAATTTTCCGGTACTACACACCATGATTCATCAAGTGAAATCGTGGTTGAGAACAACCTATTCTTGGGTTTCGGATTCTAATATCAATAGATATTTAAGTGAATTTTGTTTCAGAATAAATCGTTCTCAATCTAAGCAAACAATATTCAACAATCTTATTAAGAGAATGGTTAGTAGAAATCCAATTTCACAAGCCGATTTAGTATGTAATTAA
- a CDS encoding bifunctional riboflavin kinase/FAD synthetase produces MNVFNSVQSFKSTQKTIVTLGTFDGMHIGHQAILNKLKLQKKIYGYKTLVLTFFPHPRMVLKTDHQILLLNTIDERVKLIDHFGIDHLVVQEFTQDFANLSAEEFVKTVLVDQFNIGKIIIGYDHRFGKNRSADIHDLIEFGKKYHFDVEQISAEELNDVSVSSTKIRNALNVGNVALAKTYLGYPYMVSGKVVSGKQLGRTIGYPTANIQVAEDYKLIPAIGVYVVGVTVKHKDYYGMLSVGTNPTVGGTEKTIEVYIFDFNETIYDEEITVRFLTKIRDEEHFGSIDLLIEALKNDEVFSRNFLMNMD; encoded by the coding sequence GTGAACGTTTTTAATTCTGTACAATCTTTTAAATCAACGCAAAAAACCATTGTAACCCTTGGTACTTTTGATGGTATGCACATTGGTCATCAGGCTATTTTGAATAAACTAAAACTTCAAAAAAAAATATACGGTTACAAAACCTTGGTGCTTACTTTTTTTCCGCATCCGCGAATGGTTTTAAAAACCGATCATCAAATATTATTGTTAAATACGATTGATGAACGTGTTAAATTGATTGATCATTTTGGGATAGATCATTTGGTAGTACAGGAATTTACGCAGGATTTTGCCAATTTATCTGCCGAAGAATTTGTAAAAACCGTTTTGGTAGATCAGTTTAATATCGGAAAAATTATCATTGGATACGATCACCGTTTTGGAAAGAACCGTTCTGCCGATATTCACGATTTAATAGAGTTCGGTAAAAAATATCATTTTGATGTAGAGCAGATTTCTGCCGAAGAATTAAATGATGTTTCCGTTAGTTCAACCAAAATCCGCAACGCTTTAAATGTGGGCAATGTAGCACTGGCAAAAACCTATTTGGGCTATCCGTATATGGTTTCGGGCAAGGTGGTTTCGGGCAAACAATTGGGCAGAACCATTGGTTATCCCACGGCGAATATTCAGGTTGCCGAAGATTATAAACTAATTCCTGCAATAGGCGTTTACGTGGTAGGTGTTACGGTTAAACACAAAGATTATTACGGAATGTTAAGCGTGGGGACAAATCCTACAGTTGGCGGAACCGAGAAAACAATTGAAGTTTATATTTTTGATTTTAACGAAACCATTTACGATGAAGAAATTACCGTTCGTTTTCTGACAAAAATTCGGGACGAAGAACATTTTGGCTCGATCGATTTATTGATTGAAGCATTAAAGAATGATGAGGTTTTTTCGCGAAACTTTCTTATGAATATGGATTAG
- a CDS encoding enoyl-CoA hydratase/isomerase family protein, giving the protein MEQSSYVKTTFQDTIATIEFFHSASNSFPSSQLAELTNAINNLNTNTAVRVIILKSAGDKAFCAGASFDELLSVSNLEEGGQFFSGFANVINAMRKSNKIIIGRIHGKTVGGGVGLAAACDYTFATTKALIKLSELAIGIGPFVIEPAVSRKIGKPALAEMTLDAENWKSAQWAFDNKLFTQLFDDAGTMDEALEKFATRLSSYNPEALYEMKKVLWEGTENWDVLLKERAAVSGKLVLSDFTVNALNAFKQK; this is encoded by the coding sequence ATGGAACAATCATCATACGTAAAAACAACTTTTCAGGATACCATTGCTACGATAGAATTTTTTCATTCGGCAAGTAATTCATTCCCAAGTTCGCAACTGGCAGAATTAACAAATGCCATTAATAATTTAAACACAAATACAGCTGTTCGTGTAATTATTTTAAAAAGTGCAGGCGACAAGGCTTTTTGTGCGGGTGCGTCGTTTGACGAACTTTTAAGCGTAAGTAATTTAGAAGAAGGCGGACAGTTTTTCAGCGGATTTGCCAATGTAATTAATGCTATGCGAAAATCAAACAAAATAATTATTGGGCGTATCCACGGAAAAACCGTTGGCGGTGGCGTTGGTTTAGCTGCTGCCTGCGATTATACTTTTGCTACAACAAAAGCATTGATTAAACTTTCTGAATTAGCCATTGGTATTGGTCCGTTTGTGATTGAACCTGCCGTTAGCCGAAAAATTGGAAAGCCTGCTTTAGCCGAAATGACGTTAGATGCCGAGAATTGGAAAAGTGCCCAATGGGCTTTTGATAATAAATTGTTTACGCAATTATTTGATGATGCCGGTACAATGGATGAAGCTTTAGAAAAATTCGCTACACGTTTAAGTAGTTACAACCCCGAAGCTTTATACGAAATGAAAAAGGTTTTGTGGGAAGGAACCGAAAACTGGGACGTTTTATTAAAAGAACGCGCTGCTGTTTCGGGCAAATTGGTTTTGTCTGATTTTACCGTGAATGCCTTGAATGCTTTTAAGCAAAAATAA